In a genomic window of Callithrix jacchus isolate 240 chromosome 22, calJac240_pri, whole genome shotgun sequence:
- the HSD11B1L gene encoding hydroxysteroid 11-beta-dehydrogenase 1-like protein isoform X3, producing MDRRGRERMWRWGSQCGGPRRTMKVLLLTGLGALFFAYYWDDNFDPASLQGARVLLTGANAGVGEELAYHYARLGSHLVLTAHTEAFLQKVVGNCRKLGAPKVFYIAADMASPEAPESVVQFALDKLGGLDYLVLNHIGGAPAGTRARSAQATRWLMQVNFLSYVQLTSRALPSLTDSKGSLVVVSSLLGRVPASFSTPYSAAKFALDGFFGSLRRELDVQDVNVAITMCVLGLRDRASAAEAVRGVTRVKAAPGPRAALAVIRGGATRAAGVFYPWRFHLLCLLRRWLPLPRAWFIRQELNVTAAAAA from the exons ATGGacaggagaggcagggagagaatGTGGAGATGGGGAAGCCAGTGTGGAG GCCCACGGAGGACCATGAAGGTGCTTCTTCTCACAGGGCTGGGGGCCCTGTTCTTCGCCTATTATTGGGATGACAACTTTGACCCAG CCAGCCTCCAGGGAGCCCGAGTGCTGCTGACAGGGGCCAATGCTGGTGTCGGTGAAGAGCTGGCCTATCACTACGCACGCCTGGGCTCCCACCTGGTGCTCACTGCCCACACCGAGGCCTTCCTGCAGAAG GTGGTAGGGAACTGCCGGAAGCTGGGCGCCCCCAAGGTCTTCTACATCGCAGCGGACATGGCCTCCCCTGAGGCGCCCGAGAGCGTGGTGCAGTTTGCGCTGGACAAGCTGG GCGGGCTGGATTACCTCGTGCTCAACCACATTGGCGGCGCCCCGGCCGGCACGCGGGCGCGCAGCGCCCAGGCAACGCGCTGGCTCATGCAG GTCAACTTTCTGAGCTACGTGCAACTGACGTCCCGGGCATTGCCCAGCCTGACGGACAGCAAGGGCTCTCTGGTGGTGGTGTCCTCGCTGCTCG GCCGCGTGCCCGCGTCGTTCTCCACCCCGTACTCGGCGGCCAAGTTCGCGCTGGACGGCTTCTTCGGCTCCCTGCGGCGGGAGCTGGACGTGCAGGACGTGAACGTGGCCATCACCATGTGCGTCCTGGGCCTCCGAGATCGCGCCTCCGCCGCCGAGGCAGTCAG GGGAGTCACGAGGGTCAAGGCGGCCCCGGGGCCCAGGGCGGCCCTGGCCGTGATCCGCGGCGGCGCCACGCGCGCGGCCGGCGTCTTCTACCCGTGGCGTTTCCACCTGCTGTGCTTGCTCCGGCGCTGGCTGCCGCTCCCGCGGGCCTGGTTCATCCGCCAGGAACTCAACGTCACGGCCGCGGCTGCAGCCTGA
- the HSD11B1L gene encoding hydroxysteroid 11-beta-dehydrogenase 1-like protein isoform X2 codes for MEPAWWPGRVVASPNAHQTGQLWAWPLLATSVPCPSAGPRRTMKVLLLTGLGALFFAYYWDDNFDPASLQGARVLLTGANAGVGEELAYHYARLGSHLVLTAHTEAFLQKVVGNCRKLGAPKVFYIAADMASPEAPESVVQFALDKLGGLDYLVLNHIGGAPAGTRARSAQATRWLMQVNFLSYVQLTSRALPSLTDSKGSLVVVSSLLGRVPASFSTPYSAAKFALDGFFGSLRRELDVQDVNVAITMCVLGLRDRASAAEAVRGVTRVKAAPGPRAALAVIRGGATRAAGVFYPWRFHLLCLLRRWLPLPRAWFIRQELNVTAAAAA; via the exons ATGGAGCCAGCATGGTGGCCTGGACGGGTGGTGGCATCACCAAATGCTCATCAAACGGGGCAGCTGTGGGCCTGGCCTCTGCTGGCCACCTCTGTCCCCTGTCCCTCTGCAGGCCCACGGAGGACCATGAAGGTGCTTCTTCTCACAGGGCTGGGGGCCCTGTTCTTCGCCTATTATTGGGATGACAACTTTGACCCAG CCAGCCTCCAGGGAGCCCGAGTGCTGCTGACAGGGGCCAATGCTGGTGTCGGTGAAGAGCTGGCCTATCACTACGCACGCCTGGGCTCCCACCTGGTGCTCACTGCCCACACCGAGGCCTTCCTGCAGAAG GTGGTAGGGAACTGCCGGAAGCTGGGCGCCCCCAAGGTCTTCTACATCGCAGCGGACATGGCCTCCCCTGAGGCGCCCGAGAGCGTGGTGCAGTTTGCGCTGGACAAGCTGG GCGGGCTGGATTACCTCGTGCTCAACCACATTGGCGGCGCCCCGGCCGGCACGCGGGCGCGCAGCGCCCAGGCAACGCGCTGGCTCATGCAG GTCAACTTTCTGAGCTACGTGCAACTGACGTCCCGGGCATTGCCCAGCCTGACGGACAGCAAGGGCTCTCTGGTGGTGGTGTCCTCGCTGCTCG GCCGCGTGCCCGCGTCGTTCTCCACCCCGTACTCGGCGGCCAAGTTCGCGCTGGACGGCTTCTTCGGCTCCCTGCGGCGGGAGCTGGACGTGCAGGACGTGAACGTGGCCATCACCATGTGCGTCCTGGGCCTCCGAGATCGCGCCTCCGCCGCCGAGGCAGTCAG GGGAGTCACGAGGGTCAAGGCGGCCCCGGGGCCCAGGGCGGCCCTGGCCGTGATCCGCGGCGGCGCCACGCGCGCGGCCGGCGTCTTCTACCCGTGGCGTTTCCACCTGCTGTGCTTGCTCCGGCGCTGGCTGCCGCTCCCGCGGGCCTGGTTCATCCGCCAGGAACTCAACGTCACGGCCGCGGCTGCAGCCTGA
- the HSD11B1L gene encoding hydroxysteroid 11-beta-dehydrogenase 1-like protein isoform X5, with translation MEPAWWPGRVVASPNAHQTGQLWAWPLLATSVPCPSAGPRRTMKVLLLTGLGALFFAYYWDDNFDPASLQGARVLLTGANAGVGEELAYHYARLGSHLVLTAHTEAFLQKVNFLSYVQLTSRALPSLTDSKGSLVVVSSLLGRVPASFSTPYSAAKFALDGFFGSLRRELDVQDVNVAITMCVLGLRDRASAAEAVRGVTRVKAAPGPRAALAVIRGGATRAAGVFYPWRFHLLCLLRRWLPLPRAWFIRQELNVTAAAAA, from the exons ATGGAGCCAGCATGGTGGCCTGGACGGGTGGTGGCATCACCAAATGCTCATCAAACGGGGCAGCTGTGGGCCTGGCCTCTGCTGGCCACCTCTGTCCCCTGTCCCTCTGCAGGCCCACGGAGGACCATGAAGGTGCTTCTTCTCACAGGGCTGGGGGCCCTGTTCTTCGCCTATTATTGGGATGACAACTTTGACCCAG CCAGCCTCCAGGGAGCCCGAGTGCTGCTGACAGGGGCCAATGCTGGTGTCGGTGAAGAGCTGGCCTATCACTACGCACGCCTGGGCTCCCACCTGGTGCTCACTGCCCACACCGAGGCCTTCCTGCAGAAG GTCAACTTTCTGAGCTACGTGCAACTGACGTCCCGGGCATTGCCCAGCCTGACGGACAGCAAGGGCTCTCTGGTGGTGGTGTCCTCGCTGCTCG GCCGCGTGCCCGCGTCGTTCTCCACCCCGTACTCGGCGGCCAAGTTCGCGCTGGACGGCTTCTTCGGCTCCCTGCGGCGGGAGCTGGACGTGCAGGACGTGAACGTGGCCATCACCATGTGCGTCCTGGGCCTCCGAGATCGCGCCTCCGCCGCCGAGGCAGTCAG GGGAGTCACGAGGGTCAAGGCGGCCCCGGGGCCCAGGGCGGCCCTGGCCGTGATCCGCGGCGGCGCCACGCGCGCGGCCGGCGTCTTCTACCCGTGGCGTTTCCACCTGCTGTGCTTGCTCCGGCGCTGGCTGCCGCTCCCGCGGGCCTGGTTCATCCGCCAGGAACTCAACGTCACGGCCGCGGCTGCAGCCTGA
- the HSD11B1L gene encoding hydroxysteroid 11-beta-dehydrogenase 1-like protein isoform X4: protein MKVLLLTGLGALFFAYYWDDNFDPASLQGARVLLTGANAGVGEELAYHYARLGSHLVLTAHTEAFLQKVVGNCRKLGAPKVFYIAADMASPEAPESVVQFALDKLGGLDYLVLNHIGGAPAGTRARSAQATRWLMQVNFLSYVQLTSRALPSLTDSKGSLVVVSSLLGRVPASFSTPYSAAKFALDGFFGSLRRELDVQDVNVAITMCVLGLRDRASAAEAVRGVTRVKAAPGPRAALAVIRGGATRAAGVFYPWRFHLLCLLRRWLPLPRAWFIRQELNVTAAAAA from the exons ATGAAGGTGCTTCTTCTCACAGGGCTGGGGGCCCTGTTCTTCGCCTATTATTGGGATGACAACTTTGACCCAG CCAGCCTCCAGGGAGCCCGAGTGCTGCTGACAGGGGCCAATGCTGGTGTCGGTGAAGAGCTGGCCTATCACTACGCACGCCTGGGCTCCCACCTGGTGCTCACTGCCCACACCGAGGCCTTCCTGCAGAAG GTGGTAGGGAACTGCCGGAAGCTGGGCGCCCCCAAGGTCTTCTACATCGCAGCGGACATGGCCTCCCCTGAGGCGCCCGAGAGCGTGGTGCAGTTTGCGCTGGACAAGCTGG GCGGGCTGGATTACCTCGTGCTCAACCACATTGGCGGCGCCCCGGCCGGCACGCGGGCGCGCAGCGCCCAGGCAACGCGCTGGCTCATGCAG GTCAACTTTCTGAGCTACGTGCAACTGACGTCCCGGGCATTGCCCAGCCTGACGGACAGCAAGGGCTCTCTGGTGGTGGTGTCCTCGCTGCTCG GCCGCGTGCCCGCGTCGTTCTCCACCCCGTACTCGGCGGCCAAGTTCGCGCTGGACGGCTTCTTCGGCTCCCTGCGGCGGGAGCTGGACGTGCAGGACGTGAACGTGGCCATCACCATGTGCGTCCTGGGCCTCCGAGATCGCGCCTCCGCCGCCGAGGCAGTCAG GGGAGTCACGAGGGTCAAGGCGGCCCCGGGGCCCAGGGCGGCCCTGGCCGTGATCCGCGGCGGCGCCACGCGCGCGGCCGGCGTCTTCTACCCGTGGCGTTTCCACCTGCTGTGCTTGCTCCGGCGCTGGCTGCCGCTCCCGCGGGCCTGGTTCATCCGCCAGGAACTCAACGTCACGGCCGCGGCTGCAGCCTGA
- the HSD11B1L gene encoding hydroxysteroid 11-beta-dehydrogenase 1-like protein isoform X6 translates to MKVLLLTGLGALFFAYYWDDNFDPASLQGARVLLTGANAGVGEELAYHYARLGSHLVLTAHTEAFLQKVNFLSYVQLTSRALPSLTDSKGSLVVVSSLLGRVPASFSTPYSAAKFALDGFFGSLRRELDVQDVNVAITMCVLGLRDRASAAEAVRGVTRVKAAPGPRAALAVIRGGATRAAGVFYPWRFHLLCLLRRWLPLPRAWFIRQELNVTAAAAA, encoded by the exons ATGAAGGTGCTTCTTCTCACAGGGCTGGGGGCCCTGTTCTTCGCCTATTATTGGGATGACAACTTTGACCCAG CCAGCCTCCAGGGAGCCCGAGTGCTGCTGACAGGGGCCAATGCTGGTGTCGGTGAAGAGCTGGCCTATCACTACGCACGCCTGGGCTCCCACCTGGTGCTCACTGCCCACACCGAGGCCTTCCTGCAGAAG GTCAACTTTCTGAGCTACGTGCAACTGACGTCCCGGGCATTGCCCAGCCTGACGGACAGCAAGGGCTCTCTGGTGGTGGTGTCCTCGCTGCTCG GCCGCGTGCCCGCGTCGTTCTCCACCCCGTACTCGGCGGCCAAGTTCGCGCTGGACGGCTTCTTCGGCTCCCTGCGGCGGGAGCTGGACGTGCAGGACGTGAACGTGGCCATCACCATGTGCGTCCTGGGCCTCCGAGATCGCGCCTCCGCCGCCGAGGCAGTCAG GGGAGTCACGAGGGTCAAGGCGGCCCCGGGGCCCAGGGCGGCCCTGGCCGTGATCCGCGGCGGCGCCACGCGCGCGGCCGGCGTCTTCTACCCGTGGCGTTTCCACCTGCTGTGCTTGCTCCGGCGCTGGCTGCCGCTCCCGCGGGCCTGGTTCATCCGCCAGGAACTCAACGTCACGGCCGCGGCTGCAGCCTGA
- the HSD11B1L gene encoding hydroxysteroid 11-beta-dehydrogenase 1-like protein isoform X1, with protein sequence MLVSVKSWPITTHAWAPTWCSLPTPRPSCRRRAGLPRAQPHWRRPGRHAGAQRPGNALAHAGAPPLRGSISGTGAPAPSLQAPLPSRPGLCLLPGRPSALPAPDTTLQTQGPALPSGIIGQLSELRATDVPGIAQPDGQQGLSGGGVLAARPRARVVLHPVLGGQVRAGRLLRLPAAGAGRAGRERGHHHVRPGPPRSRLRRRGSQGSHEGQGGPGAQGGPGRDPRRRHARGRRLLPVAFPPAVLAPALAAAPAGLVHPPGTQRHGRGCSLSTEGYPSTSRTGTLLPPTVPGARTLTRDTPERVATAQDKVVKTEKQNPEKRRAPGTKHSFGGAGALC encoded by the exons ATGCTGGTGTCGGTGAAGAGCTGGCCTATCACTACGCACGCCTGGGCTCCCACCTGGTGCTCACTGCCCACACCGAGGCCTTCCTGCAGAAG GCGGGCTGGATTACCTCGTGCTCAACCACATTGGCGGCGCCCCGGCCGGCACGCGGGCGCGCAGCGCCCAGGCAACGCGCTGGCTCATGCAGGTGCTCCGCCCCTCCGCGGCTCGATCTCGGGGACCGGTGCTCCAGCCCCCTCTCTTCAAGCTCCGCTCCCTTCACGACCGGGGCTCTGCCTCCTCCCGGGCCGGCCCTCAGCCCTTCCCGCCCCGGACACGACCCTCCAAACCCAAGGCCCCGCCCTGCCCTCCGGGATTATAG GTCAACTTTCTGAGCTACGTGCAACTGACGTCCCGGGCATTGCCCAGCCTGACGGACAGCAAGGGCTCTCTGGTGGTGGTGTCCTCGCTGCTCG GCCGCGTGCCCGCGTCGTTCTCCACCCCGTACTCGGCGGCCAAGTTCGCGCTGGACGGCTTCTTCGGCTCCCTGCGGCGGGAGCTGGACGTGCAGGACGTGAACGTGGCCATCACCATGTGCGTCCTGGGCCTCCGAGATCGCGCCTCCGCCGCCGAGGCAGTCAG GGGAGTCACGAGGGTCAAGGCGGCCCCGGGGCCCAGGGCGGCCCTGGCCGTGATCCGCGGCGGCGCCACGCGCGCGGCCGGCGTCTTCTACCCGTGGCGTTTCCACCTGCTGTGCTTGCTCCGGCGCTGGCTGCCGCTCCCGCGGGCCTGGTTCATCCGCCAGGAACTCAACGTCACGGCCGCGGCTGCAGCCTGAGCACCGAGGGGTACCCCTCTACGTCCCGGACGGGAACGCTCCTCCCTCCAACTGTCCCTGGAGCCAGGACACTCACAAGAGACACCCCTGAGAGGGTGGCCACAGCCCAAGATAAAGTCGTCAAGACAGAAAAGCAAAACCCGGAAAAACGACGGGCGCCTGGAACCAAACACAGCTTCGGAGGCGCAGGCGCCCTGTGTTAG
- the HSD11B1L gene encoding hydroxysteroid 11-beta-dehydrogenase 1-like protein isoform X7 — translation MQVNFLSYVQLTSRALPSLTDSKGSLVVVSSLLGRVPASFSTPYSAAKFALDGFFGSLRRELDVQDVNVAITMCVLGLRDRASAAEAVRGVTRVKAAPGPRAALAVIRGGATRAAGVFYPWRFHLLCLLRRWLPLPRAWFIRQELNVTAAAAA, via the exons ATGCAG GTCAACTTTCTGAGCTACGTGCAACTGACGTCCCGGGCATTGCCCAGCCTGACGGACAGCAAGGGCTCTCTGGTGGTGGTGTCCTCGCTGCTCG GCCGCGTGCCCGCGTCGTTCTCCACCCCGTACTCGGCGGCCAAGTTCGCGCTGGACGGCTTCTTCGGCTCCCTGCGGCGGGAGCTGGACGTGCAGGACGTGAACGTGGCCATCACCATGTGCGTCCTGGGCCTCCGAGATCGCGCCTCCGCCGCCGAGGCAGTCAG GGGAGTCACGAGGGTCAAGGCGGCCCCGGGGCCCAGGGCGGCCCTGGCCGTGATCCGCGGCGGCGCCACGCGCGCGGCCGGCGTCTTCTACCCGTGGCGTTTCCACCTGCTGTGCTTGCTCCGGCGCTGGCTGCCGCTCCCGCGGGCCTGGTTCATCCGCCAGGAACTCAACGTCACGGCCGCGGCTGCAGCCTGA
- the RPL36 gene encoding large ribosomal subunit protein eL36, translated as MALRYPMAVGLNKGHKVTKNVSKPRHSRRRGRLTKHTKFVRDMIREVCGFAPYERRAMELLKVSKDKRALKFIKKRVGTHIRAKRKREELSNVLAAMRKAAAKKD; from the exons ATGGCTCTTCGGTATCCTATGGCCGTGGGCCTCAACAAGGGCCACAAGGTAACCAAGAACGTGAGCAAGCCTAGGCACAGCCGCCGCCGCGGG cgtCTGACCAAACACACCAAGTTCGTGCGGGACATGATCCGGGAGGTGTGTGGCTTTGCCCCATACGAGCGGCGTGCCATGGAGTTGCTGAAGGTCTCCAAGGACAAACGGGCCCTCAAGTTCATCAAGAAAAGG GTGGGAACACACATCCGGGCCAAGAGGAAGCGGGAGGAGCTGAGCAATGTCCTGGCCGCCATGAGGAAAGCTGCTGCCAAAAAAGACTGA